The nucleotide window CGTCACCCGAGTGTGGGGCGGAAGCGACTCGCAGGAGCGCACCGCCGTCGATTGCACCGAGGTAACGGTCTATCCACACGAGTCGCGTCGTCCCGGCCTCTTGCGTCGGTTGGTAGACCGACTCGTCTTCTAACCGCCGTCAGCTCTAAACATCTATCACGACCGAACGGCACCACTCCGAATTTTTCCCGAGTTTCGGGGTGAGACGATGACGCTTAACTTTCCGGCCACGAGACGGTCGGTATGGAACCGGACGACAATCATCGCAGTTGGGCCGAACGGTCGGGGGATTTTTCGCCCGCCTACTACGCCGAAATCGGCTCGAACGAGGTGAGCGATACCCTCGCCAGCGTGTTCGAGTACTACGCAGACGAGGATGCCGAAATCCTCGAAATCGGCTGTAGCTCCGGCCGTCACCTCGCCCGCCTCCGCGACGACGGGTACAAAAACCTCACCGGCATCGACATCAACGACGAATCGTTCGACGTGATGGCCGACCGGTATCCGCGACTCGCGGAGACGGGGACGTTCCGAACCGGCGCGATAGAGGACGTGCTTCCAGAATACCCCGATGATGCGTTCGACGTGATTTACTCGGTGGAGACGCTACAGCACATTCACCCCGAAA belongs to Haladaptatus cibarius D43 and includes:
- a CDS encoding class I SAM-dependent methyltransferase — encoded protein: MEPDDNHRSWAERSGDFSPAYYAEIGSNEVSDTLASVFEYYADEDAEILEIGCSSGRHLARLRDDGYKNLTGIDINDESFDVMADRYPRLAETGTFRTGAIEDVLPEYPDDAFDVIYSVETLQHIHPENEWVFEELIRVTSDLLISAENEGNSPQRGRGDAEVSYVHDDFPLYHRNWKQVFSDLGLAQLVCEPGSRDTVRVFRVL